tattattattattattattattattattattattattattattatgagttctCTTTACGGGACTAATTACGTTACATATCTATCCGAACTACATGTCTCAATATAAAATTGTAATGTATGTTTTTATGACATGGAAAACAGTAatcgtgatgaaaattggaagagtgTTGTCAGAGaatgaatgtagttcatttattcagaCCAattaagttaagtacatcaatatgtttgtaaaaacaacgacaagttttttagtcggaattcgtagttccacgggtcattaaactaaatgactttaacatttacatttacatttacttaatacctaaaacatattattaaactgtttcgtttaaacaaatccgCGATTTCACGAGTCGTTTTCAAGAAAAATTGTGCTTTTCCATAAAAACATGGTAATATCCTCATTTAGCCAGAAATTTTCTCTATTAAATTATTTAAAATGTAcgaatatttttacatatatatacatataatctaaCCGGTTTATCCGATAATAATGTCACAAGTTATTAACTAAAGTTATCAATATGTATGTTTTATACGTAGTAATATTTTAAAAGAGAAAAGATGATAAGATAATGTTTTTTATTGCATTTTGCAATTATGTAAGTGTTTACTATATTGAATTCAACAATTTTTGACAATTATCCAGATGACTTATAATGTCCTTATCTTGCCAACACCTCCTGCATTCTCTATCACATAACCCCTTAATAGTGCAATACATATAGATATTATCATGATACATGAAATATTAAATGATATGATGATATTAACATGATCAACAATTGTGCAATCTTACACCCCAATCATTTCAATTTTGTTGTCAACAAataaaattcacatttaaaaaaaATCATTACTAGATTGTATTTTTTTCTTACTTTCTGCCTTTACCTCCTACAATTCACTTATTTTATAGTTTTACGGGCTTGCTTAGCTTACAAAGCTAGCTTACTAACGCGAATCATTTTTTATTGATTGCACGAGCTAGCCAGCAAGCCAGCAAAGCCCCCGACGCTTAATCGCTTCATTTAGGCACCTACTGACACTAAAGTCGTTCCACTCGTGCTTCTCTAACGAGAATCACTTCGTACCACTCTCCCAACAGGCCAACAGGCCATTCCTAGCGGCTTAGCCCTTGTTAAAGGCTAAAGAACACCATACATTAAAGGTAGAaacaaatgtaacttattattttatatatttatgaaaGTTAACAATTAATTTGAAAATGCTTAAATGAAATACTAGAAAATGAAATTAGAACGCATAGAGTAGACTAATATAATATACTACTCACTTCAATTTTTTTAGTGTATGTATTTCTATATTTAATCATCCTGATATAAGTGTCAAATAATTAATTTGTACACAATTGATGTTATCAGAAAATCTTAAAATTCTGCACTTTGAAGTATTGAACACTTTAAACGAGTGTCTCATTGTTTGGTTTATGTTAGTTATATCTTAAAGGCCGGATTGTTAAGGGTCATGTGTCCAAAGTCAAACATTTATGATATTtgaaacaacaagaacaacaaaactcaatctcacAAAAATGAGGTATGAGGAAGGTacaatgtagacaatcattccctatcctagaataaagagaagtcatttatcTACTCAGAGTGAAAGatcccaagagtagagaaagtcttcCTTCTCAATGttttatggatagagagattgctttcgaatggacctccagccaataagtaggttaaaaaagacaaaaacaaaaaaagtgagatgccatgaaaatgatagaatcaaaTTTCTATGAATTTTAAACCTGCCTGAAGTTCAATTTAGGCCCTAAGGAACACTTAAGTTGTCAATAAATTGACGCTTGCTGTTGACTTGATTAATAGAGTCATTACTTATTACTTATGATATTTTGAAAGACCAAAGAAAATCAAGGGTTTTAACTGGCTCCAAAACAAGCCTCAATAGTTAAGGTTCTTTGGGCTAATTATTGTTATATACTCCGTATGTTTTTACTAAACATAGACTTGTTCAAGAAAGGTCATTTCCATAGTCTTGCTAAGCCGTTTAATGCCACATTCAATATAATGATCCACATGAAATAACTTTAGAAAGTAGAGTATACAACTAGATATATAATATGATTTTAGTGAAAGTAATGAAATGTGAAATATAAGATAGCATATCGATATCGATACCAAAAGGCCATTGGCCTGGTAGTATCGAGGTGCCCCTCTGACcttgaggtcacgggttcaagtcctAGTGAGGACCGTATGTATATATTCGCGTAAAGCATCGAGTTCGGTgtgtgagtttgtctttaaaaaaaaaagtgACAACTTTTCGTCACTTTTCATATTAGAATATTGGATTATTTAAGCTATCGTTCGTCTTTGATAGAAATTTGCAACACCGATACATAGCTCAAGAAGTAGTTAATAACTTAAATCGTGTTATTGGACTAACTTGAAGGGTAGAATAAGCAAACTTCGAATCTAGAGTAAAGGGTAACATGAGACTCGGGTTCATGAGTAGTTACAACTTACAAATCATATTCTCGTACTTTTGATCTCAATCAATTTCTACTTTAAGGTACAAAAACTGAACTGTAATTTGTAATTACCATGCAGGAAACATTCTCTTACTATTGGCTTTCTTAAGATCAAAGCTCACTGTTGTTATCTCCTCCTACTGCACCTTTTCCATTAACTGAAATAAGCTGTGTGTCAAATATTAGTGTAGCCCCACCTGTGTATGTTCAAAAAAAATTATTACAACTTGCTAGACATCACAGTATTATTCATTTTGAGAAATATCAGAATCCATTTTATAAGATCTACCGTAAGAAGCAATAGTTACTACTTCAATTTGTTTCATAGTTATACGACTAAGCGCGTTTGTTTCTGACATCTGAATGACATATGATGCAGAATGATTCAGCTTTCATTGCTAAACCATTCGGAGTTGAAACACTCACTTAACCATTAAGTACATGAATATTTTATAATATCCTACTTAGATCATATCCATAACACTTAgcaaacaagtatattaaattAAAGTAATTTAATATACTTGATAAAGTAATTTTACCCATTCACATCGTTCATTAAAAATAATTATCAATCAATTATTTTTCATTCAGAACCATGTTTATTCAGAGACTTcgaatcattcagattatgaaccattcatcgctaaatcattcagttttatcaaacgcagccTAACATTTCATATATTAGCAGAGGTATTTGTTGCATTAAAGGAATTAAAAGAAAATAATTGAGTAAGGGTTACCTGGGATTTTGGGAGGTGAACCCCGATCTCCATAACCCATTTTGGAGGGTATCTTCAATTTACGCTTCTCGCCAACACACATTCCCAATAGTCCTTGGTCCCATCCTTGTTAGTAAAATTATAAGATTTCAGAGTACATTGtgaaattaaagaacagatggttaACAGATGGATAAAGCTTCAAAAAGGCACATATTTCATATATGCAAGAAAGCAAACGCAATGATACGTGTACCTTTTGAGAAAACTGTGTTTACCGCATAATAGTTTATAAGGCTTGAAAATTGAAAGAAGGTTCATAGGGATGGTTCTAATTTTGGCATGTTCAATAGCTATTTCAAAATTCAAGCGGTTGTGGGCTCTCGTCCCAATATGGACGTGTGAGTGGTACATGCATTTTCCATTCAAAAATAGAAAATTGTGTCATATGAACTTTAGTATTTTCAACACCTCAATATTCAAAAAATTGTACACAAGCAAATGGGTCAATTAGGCCACCTTTAACTATGATTGATTAACTGAGAGATGGGCTATCCCTAAATGTTCAAGTAAATGGACTTTTCTTACCTTTTATCACTTGACCAGCACCAAGCTCGAAATCAAATGGTGTTCCCCTTTCGAAGCTGGAATCGAATACGGTTCCATCGGTAAGTTTTCCCTGCAAGCGAATTGGAAATTAGTACTTTTTTTACAACTCCAAAGCATTATCAAAAGTAATTAGCCTTCTATAGGAACAATTACAATAATTCCCTGCTAATTAGAACTAAAATTGATCACATTCGCACATAGTTGTGCTTACAAAGACATGCATTCATTATTATTGAGTTTTGGGGACAGGTTTGTATACTAGACAGCAAAGACTAATTAAAACATCGAAGAAACAATTCAAAAAGGAAAAAGCAAAAGAGCGGCTATAAATGTACTCACCCGATAATGGACTTTGATTTTATCACCTTTGTGCGCTTGTACCTCGCAAGATGCAGGCTTATGCTGCAACAACAATAGTTCAAAGATTTAATAACAAAAATTAATCAAATGTCAAATGTGTATCCTACTCATGTATCATAATACTGCATATAAAACAAAGTAAACCAAATCGCCAAATCGCCAGCTTAATACAGGAAAAACAGAGATCACACCTTATAAATATTGCACGAAATGCAACGATCAGAAGATCATACTAATAAAACCTATGACATCAAAGCCATTAAGCAAAAACAATGCACTTGATTTCGTTGCTACTCACATAATTTATGTGTGTTCACATTCTAAGTTCACAAGCAAAATTAACCAATAACCGAATCTTAACTATACTTTCGCAAACTAATGCCTTAATTATACAATCAAATCTTTGTAAGCTAATTCAGCTTCTCAAGCTAAACCATAAACACATTAGGAATGTCAAACACTACCTAGAaatgtatatatacaaatacaaGTCCATATAAGTATATACATACAATAAACCCTAACTAACTGTGtgcataaatatatttatttactactaTCATTTTGTTTAataagaaacaaacaaatgaatcaGTAGATATACCTTGACGCCGATCTGTAACTCCGTCACATCACGGGATTTCGCCGAAACTGATTGATTATTCGAAATTCATCAAATTATTGTTAAATTAAAAAGATATCGTATACAAAATAACATTCAGTAACGATGAAATTTTGTGAACTATCAATGGAATGTAAACAATTAATGTATTAAAACTTGATTAAATTTCGATTATACTCACCTAGTGTAGCTGCAATCAGTAAAGTTAATATGAAGCTCGCTTTCGTAGCATAATCAACACACAAATTCGCCATTTTTCTTGCAAGTATGAAGTGAAAAACGTTTGTTTGACTTTGATCTTTGTCGCCGGATGATTGAAATTATGTGACGTGCTTGATCCAATCATTTATTGCCACGTCATGTATTTTAAAAAAAGGTTTTACGTGATGAGCCCAGTGTCTGATAAAAGCCCACTAAGAAAAGGTAACCAATTCAACCTATCTGCTAAGATACGTGTATGATCTAGCCAGGCCCAATACAACTTATTTGCTTATGACCCGTTTGATTATATGAATACCCAAATAAAAAAGCGTTGACTAGAAAAGTCAAAAAGAAAATAAATACTCCGTGTCAAATACAAATCTTGTAGTCAAACAACCGACTTAATTTGTGGTGGTTTCAAAAAGATCAATGAACTCACGTTACTTCaattcatttatattaaaatttattattatttaattcaaaTCAAATACGAATAGAGAGTAATACATTTCTAGAACAGAAAACGTTACTTCaattcatttatattaaaatttattattaacttaatatggCCGGAAACTTGATGCAGGCGGTTTGTTATGATTCTTATGGCGGTGGATCAGCTGGTCTAAAGGTATTACAATTACAACaactattacggagtataatttaccTAATTGTTAATTGGTTTTACTTTGTTTTACTTTCTCTTGTTTTGTTTCTATTTGTGGTAATATTTGATACAGCAAGTTAGTTAATTAGAACTTTTAACTTGTGATGATTTGAATAGTTATACGGAGTAGTTATTTTAGGTTAACTTTAGATGATTTGAAGAGTCATAGTTATTTTATGACAAACTAAACTAGAAAGATAAATACAGTTAAACTAGAAGGAGGAAGAATTTTAATTCATATAAACTGTTAAAAGTATTAGATAGATATAGCCATATAGGACATGAATGATTCACTTAGATGTGGTAAAATTTAATTCAATACAAGAGATTCATTAAACCTAAAGTTGACATATTTAATAAAACCGTAAAAAGTTTCATTATGTTTAATGATGTTATTTGTGGCGAAATACGCACAGCATGTTGAAGTCCCTGTTCCTACTCCGGGCAAATGTGAGATTCTGATGAAAGTAGAAGCAGCAAGCATAAATCCATTCGATTGGAAACTTCAAAAAGGCGTAGCGCGCCCTATGTTGCCCCGCAAGTTCCCTTATATTCCAGGTTATTTCgatatatacttggttcatcacgTGAGGTCTAATAGTTCTAACAAGATGAGTAGAATTGAACAAGTTGCTTGCATTTCGGTAACTCCTTATATTAACAGAGAATCGAGTTAGGATCAGTTAACGTAATTTAAACCTACTGTCTAATACTAACTAGATCGACCATACCTGCCCATTTCACACTTTTACTTGGGTTGCCTGCAGGATAGCGAGTTTTTTGAGGCGATTTTTACGTATAAATTCAGTGATTAACATTTAAGTGATACTAGCTTCAACTTAATATTCATTGTTGGATGCTTTTGTTTTAATTTCATCACTTAATTAGTACAAAAAAAGTTGTTTACCTGATTTTCTAAAAAAAAAGTAGTACacccagtggcgattctaggatcaaaatCGAATGGGTCCCAAAAATTTTATTCGATAACTTTCTTGCATAAAATATTGAATGTGTCGGGTCGAATCGAGTCGGGTCGGGTCACGCCCAAaacacaaacataaaattaaaTAATACTCGTAAAATATAAGGTTGTTCATTTGCAGTTTCAATTAATGACATATGCAGTATCAATTAAATAATACGTCATGTTATATTACGTTTATGTTTTcattatatatttgaaaatataatAAGATATCTTAAATAtctaatggatatccattaaccagcTTAATTCACTAGATATTGATATAGATGGTTAAactaaatttaaatggatatgcatatggatatggatatgaatatgaatatgaatatggattAAAAAAACTGATGGATATGGATATGACCTTACGCCCTCACCTGATCTATTTACATCCTTAGGATGAAGGATTGGAGATAGAACCGTAGGAAATTGTGATATAGAAGgaagttaaaaaaaattaaaataagaatttGACAAGAGTTTGTTTAtttttatatctaatatatattcAATGGGTCATACTATAAAATTATTAGTGGGCTAATTTTAAACACTTTAGTAGTCTAAACTATTAaactataatctctaaaaatttatggGGTCCCATTATAATATTTAGTGGTGTctgtacaaaaaaaataaaaattttgtaaaaaaattcgaaaaactagtggtgtcacTGGACCCCGTATCCCATCACCTAAAGTCGCCACTGAGTACACCATCctcatgtatgtgtatgtatatgtatatttgagTGCATTATAtttgatatatgaatatatattaatttaatattaatattaatattaatcaagtaacacatatgtatgtatatttgtTGGAACAGTTTTTGATGTAGCAGGAGAAGTTGTGGAGGTAGGACCTGAAGTGAAGAATTTCAAAGCTGGTGACAAAATTGTTTCTTACCTAGTGAGTCTCATCTTtactaataattctaatatttttttttttttttgggggtaAGTGAGTAAACCCCCTATGaatgagcacattggctcccccatagaaggtaaaacctcgggtaatcaagcccccgagcgcgagacctggtaccgggtgaattgcgcattatgtgcaccccttagtcacactctctttttgaataatttggcatagccaagaattgaacccgggtggtatgCTTCAtcgggcaactcggtggccactcaggcacgCCAGCGTGGTTTAAAACATAACGAACACGTAGTTAAAAACATATGCTTAGATACGATATCCCTTAACATTCGTATAATTACGTACTCGATAACAGAGTAGCGGTGGTGGATTAGCAGAGTATGCAGTGGCTAAAGAGAGCTTAACCGTTCCACGACCACCAGAAGTTTCAGCTGCAGACGCTGCGTGTTTAGTCGTAGCAGGGTGCACCGCTCTACACGCACTTACTGTAACCGGCGGACTAAACCTCGAAAAAACCGAAACACGGAAAAACGTACTAGTCACCGCCGCTTCAGGCGGCGTTGGTCAATACGCAGTACAGCTCGTAAAACTTGGAAACACTCATGTGACCGCAACGTGCGGGGCCCGCAATATTGAATTTGTAAAAAGTTTAGGAGCCGACGAGGTTTTGGATTACAAAACTCCCGAAGGAGCCGCACTCAAAAGCCCGTCGGGTCAAAAGTACGATATAGTGATACATTGTACTACTGGTATTTCGTGGTCAACGTTTAAGAGTAATTTAAGTTCGAATGGAAAAGTAATTGATATTACCCCGAGTGGTGTGACGTTTTTTAATTACGCGGTGAATAAAGTTACGTTCTCGAAAAAGCAACTTGTACCGTTGATTGTGATTCCGAAAGCGGAGGAGATTGAGTGCCTTGT
This genomic stretch from Rutidosis leptorrhynchoides isolate AG116_Rl617_1_P2 chromosome 11, CSIRO_AGI_Rlap_v1, whole genome shotgun sequence harbors:
- the LOC139877120 gene encoding FK506-binding protein 2-like; this translates as MANLCVDYATKASFILTLLIAATLVSAKSRDVTELQIGVKHKPASCEVQAHKGDKIKVHYRGKLTDGTVFDSSFERGTPFDFELGAGQVIKGWDQGLLGMCVGEKRKLKIPSKMGYGDRGSPPKIPGGATLIFDTQLISVNGKGAVGGDNNSEL
- the LOC139877119 gene encoding chloroplast envelope quinone oxidoreductase homolog, with the translated sequence MAGNLMQAVCYDSYGGGSAGLKHVEVPVPTPGKCEILMKVEAASINPFDWKLQKGVARPMLPRKFPYIPVFDVAGEVVEVGPEVKNFKAGDKIVSYLSSGGGLAEYAVAKESLTVPRPPEVSAADAACLVVAGCTALHALTVTGGLNLEKTETRKNVLVTAASGGVGQYAVQLVKLGNTHVTATCGARNIEFVKSLGADEVLDYKTPEGAALKSPSGQKYDIVIHCTTGISWSTFKSNLSSNGKVIDITPSGVTFFNYAVNKVTFSKKQLVPLIVIPKAEEIECLVKLVKEGKLKSVIDSRYPLSRAEEGWAKSMDGHATGKLVVEP